One genomic segment of Mangifera indica cultivar Alphonso chromosome 6, CATAS_Mindica_2.1, whole genome shotgun sequence includes these proteins:
- the LOC123218200 gene encoding 3-oxoacyl-[acyl-carrier-protein] synthase I, chloroplastic-like — protein MQLLQSTCLHATPLNFFRKNTDFSLPNYNERPTTAKKFSYITASATKSAPKREKDPKKRVVITGMGVVSVFGNDVDAYYEKLLAGESGITMIDSFDASKFPTQFGGQIRGFSGKGFIDGKNDRRMDNTLRYCIVAGKKALENADLGGDNLTKVNKDRAGVLVGSGMGGVTTFSEAVQSLKEQGHRKIRPFLIPYTITNMGSALLAMDIGFTGPNYSISAACATSNFCFCKAANHIRRGEVDLMIAGGTEAALVPIGLGGFVACRALSQRNNDPQTASRPWDKDRDGFVLGEGAGVLIMESLEHAMKRDAPIIAEYLGGAINCDAYHLTDPRSDGLGVSACIRSSLEDAGVSPEEVNYINAHATSTPMGDLAEINAIKNAFKRTSEIKINATKSMIGHSLGAAGGLEAIATLKAITTGWLHPTINQFNLEPAVKFDTVANKKQQFEVNVGISNSFGFGGQNSVVVFSAFKP, from the exons ATGCAATTACTTCAATCTACATGTCTTCACGCAACGCCATTAAACTTCTTTCGGAAAAACACTGACTTTAGTCTCCCCAATTATAATGAACGTCCCACCACCGCCAAGAAGTTCTCCTACATCACCGCCTCTGCTACCAAGTCCGCCCCCAAACGCGAGAAGGACCCCAAGAAGCGGGTGGTTATCACCGGCATGGGTGTGGTCTCCGTCTTCGGGAATGACGTCGATGCTTATTACGAGAAATTGTTGGCGGGTGAAAGTGGGATCACCATGATTGACAGCTTCGATGCGAGTAAGTTTCCGACCCAGTTCGGGGGTCAGATACGGGGGTTCAGTGGGAAGGGTTTTATTGATGGGAAGAATGATAGGAGAATGGATAATACTTTGAGGTATTGCATTGTTGCCGGGAAGAAGGCTCTGGAAAACGCAGATCTTGGTGGTGATAACTTAACCAAG GTTAATAAGGATCGAGCCGGGGTGCTTGTGGGATCAGGAATGGGTGGTGTTACGACATTTTCCGAGGCAGTTCAGTCTCTAAAAGAGCAGGGTCACAGGAAAATAAGACCTTTCTTGATTCCTTATACTATTACAAACATGGGGTCTGCTTTACTTGCAATGGACATTGGCTTCACAGGTccaaattattcaatttcagCTGCTTGTGCTACGTCCAATTTCTGCTTCTGTAAGGCTGCTAATCACATCCGTAGAGGTGAGGTTGATTTGATGATTGCTGGTGGAACCGAAGCAGCCTTGGTGCCTATTGGCTTGGGAGGTTTTGTTGCATGCAGGGCATTGTCTCAGAGAAATAATGACCCACAAACAGCTTCAAGGCCATGGGACAAAGATAGAGATGGTTTCGTTTTGGGTGAAGGTGCAGGAGTACTG ATAATGGAGAGCTTGGAACATGCAATGAAACGAGATGCACCAATCATTGCGGAGTACTTAGGAGGTGCTATTAACTGTGATGCTTATCATTTGACTGACCCCAGATCTGATGGACTTGGAGTGTCAGCATGCATACGGAGCAGCCTTGAAGATGCTGGTGTATCACCTGAGGAG GTTAACTACATAAATGCTCATGCAACTTCCACTCCAATGGGTGACCTGGCTGAGATTAACGCCATTAAAAACGCATTTAAAAGGACCTCAGAGATCAAAATCAATGCCACCAAG TCTATGATTGGGCACTCCCTCGGTGCAGCTGGTGGGTTGGAAGCCATTGCTACTTTAAAGGCCATAACAACTGGATGGTTGCATCCTACCATTAATCAATTT AACCTAGAGCCTGCAGTCAAGTTCGATACTGTTGCCAATAAAAAGCAGCAGTTTGAAGTGAATGTCG gcatttcaaattcttttggATTTGGTGGGCAGAATTCTGTGGTGGTGTTTTCTGCTTTCAAGCCTTGA
- the LOC123219597 gene encoding high mobility group B protein 14-like isoform X2, which produces MMAKKATKSQSSLESSASDQRMVLRKRQRVVSGERERSASSKKLSVKHKKKNDKFEAKKPKKPPTAFFYFLEDFRKEFQVQNPDVKSMRDIGKACGEKWKTMTYEEKVQYYDIATEKRAEFDRAMADYIKRKESGEGQETEDDSEFDEYA; this is translated from the exons ATGATGGCGAAGAAAGCAACGAAATCACAGTCATCTTTAGAGTCTTCAGCCTCCGATca GAGAATGGTGTTGAGAAAAAGGCAGAGAGTAGTTAgcggagagagagagaggagtgCGAGCTCGAAGAAGCTTTCGGTGAAgcataagaagaaaaatgacaaattcgAAGCTAAGAAGCCTAAGAAACCCCCCACTGCTTTCTTCTACTTCTT GGAGGATTTTCGTAAGGAATTTCAAGTGCAGAACCCAGATGTCAAGTCAATGCGTGAT ATTGGCAAGGCATGTGGAGAGAAGTGGAAGACGATGACTTATGAG GAAAAAGTTCAGTATTATGATATTGCCACTGAGAAACGAGCAGAGTTTGACAGAGCCATGGCAGATTATATCAAAAGGAAG GAAAGTGGTGAAGGTCAAGAAACTGAAGATGACTCTGAATTTGATGAGTACGCTTAA
- the LOC123219597 gene encoding high mobility group B protein 14-like isoform X1: MMAKKATKSQSSLESSASDQRMVLRKRQRVVSGERERSASSKKLSVKHKKKNDKFEAKKPKKPPTAFFYFLEDFRKEFQVQNPDVKSMRDIGKACGEKWKTMTYEEKVQYYDIATEKRAEFDRAMADYIKRKVVKVKKLKMTLNLMSTLKDCCCNRRILFQ, translated from the exons ATGATGGCGAAGAAAGCAACGAAATCACAGTCATCTTTAGAGTCTTCAGCCTCCGATca GAGAATGGTGTTGAGAAAAAGGCAGAGAGTAGTTAgcggagagagagagaggagtgCGAGCTCGAAGAAGCTTTCGGTGAAgcataagaagaaaaatgacaaattcgAAGCTAAGAAGCCTAAGAAACCCCCCACTGCTTTCTTCTACTTCTT GGAGGATTTTCGTAAGGAATTTCAAGTGCAGAACCCAGATGTCAAGTCAATGCGTGAT ATTGGCAAGGCATGTGGAGAGAAGTGGAAGACGATGACTTATGAG GAAAAAGTTCAGTATTATGATATTGCCACTGAGAAACGAGCAGAGTTTGACAGAGCCATGGCAGATTATATCAAAAG GAAAGTGGTGAAGGTCAAGAAACTGAAGATGACTCTGAATTTGATGAGTACGCTTAAGGATTGCTGTTGTAATAGAAGAATATTGTTTCAATAG
- the LOC123219596 gene encoding uncharacterized protein ycf23-like, with protein sequence MHSSTCIPLSPSSHSLLLKPFHNPLLGAFPSAKKHHSSSLKKAHSFTTTARLSSTKDSVLKDFHQRKALKIISGLQNFDRDNVASVVTAADKGGATHVDIACDPELVKLAVSLTSLPVCVSSVDAAQFLAAVDAGALMVEIGNYDSFYEKGIVFSPEQVLNLAKETKRILPSMTLSVTVPHTLSLPDQVKLAELLEQEGVDIIQTEGGKCSNPSKSGVLGLIEKASPTLAAAYSISRAVKIPVMCASGISVVTAPMAITAGAAGVGVGSAINKLNDVVAMVAEVRSLVDSLNMSVDRIAVPEEKSFTL encoded by the exons ATGCATTCCTCAACATGCATCCCACTTTCACCTTCTTCTCACTCTTTATTATTGAAACCATTCCACAATCCTCTTCTTGGTGCTTTTCCTTCTGCTAAGAAACACCATTCTTCATCCCTGAAAAAAGCACATTCTTTCACAACCACAGCCCGTCTCTCCTCCACCAAAGACTCCGTCTTGAAGGACTTCCATCAACGAAAAGCTCTTAAG ATTATCTCTGGTTTGCAAAATTTTGATAGAGACAACGTTGCTTCAGTTGTCACCGCTGCAGACAAG GGAGGAGCAACTCATGTCGATATAGCTTGTGACCCTGAGTTGGTGAAGTTGGCTGTCAGCTTGACTTCTCTTCCT GTCTGTGTTTCTTCTGTGGATGCTGCACAATTTTTAGCTGCTGTTGATGCTGGAGCATTAATG GTGGAGATTGGAAATTATGACTCCTTTTATGAGAAGGGTATAGTTTTTTCTCCAGAGCAG GTATTAAATCTAGCAAAGGAGACTAAGAGGATTCTTCCATCTATGACTCTATCAGTCACAGTCCCTCACACGCTGAGCCTCCCAGATCAG GTCAAGCTTGCAGAGTTGCTGGAACAGGAAGGTGTTGACATCATCCAGACTGAGGGAGGAAAATGTTCCAATCCTTCAAAATCCGGTGTTCTTGGATTGATTGAGAAG GCATCGCCAACACTAGCTGCGGCATATTCTATTTCAAGGGCGGTCAAGATTCCAGTGATGTGTGCATCCGGAATAAGTGTTGTTACTGCACCAATGGCCATCACAGCTGGAGCTGCTGGCGTG GGGGTCGGCTCGGCAATTAACAAGCTTAATGACGTTGTTGCCATGGTTGCAGAGGTCAGGAGTTTAGTTGATTCACTAAACATGTCAGTTGATAGAATAGCTGTACCTGAGGAAAAATCTTTCACTTTGTAA
- the LOC123219598 gene encoding uncharacterized protein LOC123219598, translated as MGSSGTKSSKRWVLFRGLIKKESLTWKFLGKWKRLNLQLSFIDDICFKFLSVFEAVVLVSTLCFFFLCCGCHF; from the coding sequence ATGGGAAGCAGTGGCACAAAGAGTAGTAAGAGATGGGTTCTGTTCAGGGGGTTAATAAAGAAAGAGTCCTTGACATGGAAGTTCTTGGGGAAGTGGAAGAGGCTGAATCTCCAACTttctttcattgatgatatatGCTTCAAGTTTTTATCTGTTTTTGAAGCCGTTGTTTTGGTTTCCactctttgtttcttctttctttgctGTGGCTGCCATTTCTGA
- the LOC123217905 gene encoding agamous-like MADS-box protein AGL29 has product MGRRKIEIEMVKDTNARQVTFSKRRNGLFKKANELATLCAAQIAIIVFSPGGKPFSFGNPNVDAVTSRFLNEDCSIEVNPERQVRVEKLNEELTTLLMQLHMEKMRGKMLDKTLKESGASKNLLNINEMSYDELLKLKAKLEELKKIVKGHINEIEASSSLLLLNQAAPKKDDK; this is encoded by the coding sequence ATGGGTCGCCGAAAGATTGAGATCGAGATGGTGAAGGATACCAATGCGAGGCAAGTAACCTTCTCAAAACGTCGAAATGGGCTCTTCAAGAAGGCAAATGAACTTGCAACTCTATGCGCAGCACAAATTGCCATTATTGTCTTTTCACCGGGAGGCAAGCCGTTTTCATTTGGAAACCCTAATGTCGATGCTGTTACCAGTCGCTTTCTAAATGAGGACTGCTCCATTGAGGTTAATCCTGAGCGACAAGTTAGAGTTGAAAAACTTAATGAGGAACTGACTACTCTCCTAATGCAACTTCATATGGAGAAGATGCGAGGAAAGATGTTGGACAAGACTCTCAAAGAAAGTGGAGCATCAAAAAACTTACTAAACATCAATGAAATGAGCTATGATGAGCTCTTGAAGCTGAAGGCCAAGTTGGAAGAGCTTAAAAAGATTGTGAAAGGGCATATTAATGAGATTGAGGCATCGTCTTCATTACTGCTCTTGAATCAGGCTGCTCCtaaaaaagatgataaataG
- the LOC123218860 gene encoding agamous-like MADS-box protein AGL61 has translation MANAGKKTRGRQKIEMKRIEKDEDRLITFSKRRSGIYKKASELVTLTGAEVGILVFSPSGKPFTFGHPSIEAVANRFLGMQPPENDTTHPLVEAHRKVRIDELNQVHNELLRKLEAEKERGKILKQMLRGNERKGWWEASVDELNVEELHRMHASLEELHQSLFNQICQMTSGTPGASTSTMPPPPNPCQQTNPFLANNPNEAGPSSAPYPYGYGYFKPGQF, from the coding sequence ATGGCAAATGCTGGCAAGAAGACCAGAGGGAGACAGAAGATTGAGATGAAGAGAATTGAGAAAGATGAAGACAGGTTAATCACTTTCTCAAAACGTAGATCTGGTATCTACAAGAAGGCAAGTGAACTTGTTACCCTCACTGGGGCTGAAGTCGGGATATTGGTGTTTTCACCATCAGGAAAGCCCTTCACCTTTGGTCACCCATCAATCGAAGCTGTGGCGAACCGCTTCTTGGGTATGCAACCGCCAGAGAATGACACAACTCATCCGCTGGTGGAGGCTCACCGGAAAGTGAGAATCGATGAGCTGAATCAGGTACACAATGAACTTCTCCGCAAACTTGAGGCTGAGAAGGAGCGAGGGAAGATATTGAAGCAGATGCTTAGAGGGAACGAAAGGAAGGGGTGGTGGGAAGCTTCCGTTGATGAACTTAACGTGGAAGAGCTCCACCGAATGCATGCTTCTCTGGAAGAGTTGCACCAGAGTTTGTTCAACCAAATCTGTCAAATGACTAGTGGAACTCCGGGGGCCTCTACTTCTACAATGCCTCCTCCACCAAATCCCTGCCAACAAACAAACCCTTTTCTGGCAAACAATCCGAATGAAGCAGGTCCATCCAGTGCTCCCTATCCTTATGGCTATGGTTATTTCAAGCCGGGGCAGTTTTAG